A window of the Cicer arietinum cultivar CDC Frontier isolate Library 1 chromosome 6, Cicar.CDCFrontier_v2.0, whole genome shotgun sequence genome harbors these coding sequences:
- the LOC101512875 gene encoding 18.5 kDa class I heat shock protein-like, with protein MSRIPRFIRGRKSNININDDPFSHDDTVSASIAELSREFSAIGSTDVGWKETPEEYEFKIGLPGLKKEEVKVEVEDDWILHIRGERNIEKKDRVKPNIGKFMTRFRLPQDAQMDQMETNMENGVLTITIPK; from the coding sequence ATGTCACGAATTCCGAGGTTCATCCGTGGAAGAAAGAGCAACATTAATATTAACGATGATCCATTCTCCCACGATGATACAGTTTCTGCTTCCATTGCTGAGTTATCTCGAGAATTTTCCGCAATTGGGAGCACAGATGTGGGGTGGAAGGAAACTCCAGAAGAGTATGAGTTTAAGATTGGCCTTCCAGGATTGAAGAAAGAGGAAGTGAAAGTAGAGGTTGAAGATGATTGGATTCTTCATATAAGAGGAGAGAGAAACATTGAGAAAAAAGATCGTGTGAAGCCAAACATTGGAAAGTTTATGACGAGATTTAGATTGCCTCAGGATGCTCAAATGGATCAAATGGAGACAAATATGGAGAATGGTGTTCTTACTATAACCATTCctaaataa